Proteins co-encoded in one Sphingopyxis sp. BE259 genomic window:
- the aroE gene encoding shikimate dehydrogenase, whose protein sequence is MSAQPYAEVIGDPISHSKSPLIHKFWLDALGIAGDYRRAHIKPDALAAYIEQRRSDPDWRGCNVTIPHKLAVMDLVDDPGDIRGTIGAMNTIIRQKDGALIGTNTDAAGFYAPLAELVLDGAPVAVVGAGGAARAVLFALARANVGHVTILNRSPLKAMGLLATFGLKGDVVALDAQLPPAALLVNSSSLGMTGQPPLDLDLSPLADDAIVYDLVYAPLRTGLLKAAEARGLDTVDGLDMLIGQAALAFELFFGAPPPEGRDDELRALLMA, encoded by the coding sequence ATGAGCGCGCAGCCCTATGCCGAAGTGATCGGCGATCCGATTTCGCACTCGAAATCGCCGTTGATTCACAAGTTCTGGCTCGACGCGCTGGGCATCGCGGGCGATTACCGCCGCGCGCATATTAAGCCCGACGCGCTGGCCGCCTATATCGAACAGCGCCGCTCCGATCCCGACTGGCGTGGCTGCAACGTCACCATTCCGCACAAGCTGGCGGTGATGGATCTGGTCGATGATCCGGGTGATATTCGCGGCACCATCGGCGCGATGAACACGATTATCCGCCAGAAAGATGGCGCGCTGATCGGAACCAACACCGATGCGGCGGGCTTCTACGCGCCGCTCGCCGAGCTCGTCCTCGACGGCGCCCCTGTCGCTGTCGTCGGCGCGGGCGGCGCGGCGCGGGCGGTGCTGTTCGCGCTGGCGCGCGCAAACGTCGGCCATGTGACGATCCTCAATCGCTCACCGCTGAAAGCCATGGGCCTGCTCGCGACCTTCGGCCTCAAGGGTGATGTCGTGGCGCTCGATGCCCAGCTTCCCCCGGCCGCGCTGCTCGTCAATTCAAGCAGTCTGGGGATGACCGGCCAGCCGCCGCTCGACCTCGACCTGTCGCCGCTGGCTGACGATGCGATCGTCTATGATCTCGTCTATGCGCCGCTCCGGACCGGCTTGCTCAAGGCCGCCGAGGCGCGCGGGCTCGACACCGTTGACGGGCTCGACATGCTGATCGGTCAGGCAGCGCTGGCGTTCGAGCTGTTCTTCGGCGCACCGCCCCCCGAGGGCCGCGACGACGAACTGCGCGCACTGCTTATGGCATGA